In the genome of Bombyx mori chromosome 13, ASM3026992v2, the window TGGATTCTAATGGTTATCACTTTATCAGTCAAGAAACTCACTATATTGGATAAATTCGTTACTAACTCAGATTATATTGAGAGAAGCTGTAAGAACGTCGAAGTATTTTGATCCAAACTCTATTTGcagattatttaaataaaacctaaTTTATATAAATCTGCAAAACATGTATTGTAATgagaaacaaaaaattttattacaacataatttcttcttcctattcgtacactcttgacagagtggtcgtggtcatgcatcagtcggatcctgcgataccgatgctctcgcgatgcgacgccatgtggcatgatgtttcgcagagtgagagcaaacatttatgttggagtgagtcacagattttacgaggtcggtccatcgtgttggagatcgtccgcgagatcttttgccctcgactttcccttgcatcaccaaccgctcaatggagtcctcattacgagtgatgtgcccgaaaaACTTGAGAATTCGtaattggactgttgacgatagtctctccttgatgttgagctctttcaagATCGAAATGTTAACATAATTGCAACATCATACTTGCATTCAATAAATTAAgcaaactgtaaagtattcatgGTAAATCTTAGTAATAACTATtcaatagactaatatttataatggtaattacggtgtttaaataagaaaagacgaaattgcgtttcttctaaacaacaagaaacaacatttaatgccctttcttcaataattctataacacacatttcacaacgtccattaaccgaaaaattatttaaacaactatcaattgtcatatgacagattgacattcaatcattcattacatcTCCCCCGCTGAAAAGACAATTGTAAGAGGCAGTGAATGGTTTTACAATTGTTTATCATATCAGATAGACACTGGAGACAACTTTGTTATATGGTAGAGGTTTGATTCTGCTTTTTTGTGTCCGGTGTCAACTTCATAGATCGATTCTGAAATCTTCTTTAGTATTTTGTATGGCCCTGTtctcaattcatccatttttttCCTGTTTAGTTTATTTCCATTCTCCACATAAACACTATCTCCTTCTTCCAATTTATACCCTTCTCTGTActggtcaaatatatttttattataattgtgagattttattgtgttttctaaGGCTAATTTTCTATCTCTTCTCAAATCTTCTGTTGTACAACTTGTTTTCAAATGTAGTGGTAGAATACTCACATTTTCACCCTCTAGAAGGTACCTGGGAGCAAACTTTGTAACTGTGTGTtctgtttcattatatttttctacGCATTCTTGTGCAATTGTTGTCCAAGATGTCTTCTTATCGCTTTCGTTTATTTTACATCTTATCTTATTTGTTAGTGTTTGATTTAATCTTTCGTTAAGCCCATTCGAAAAAGGCGCATCAACAGCTGTGAAaactattttgatattattattctttagaaattctttaaattcttttgaatttatgcCAGGGTATTGGTCTGATAATACCATATTAAcgtcataattttttgttaccTTTTGCATTAGCTTAATGAAATCATTGGAGCCTTGAGTTTTTGATGTACAAATATAGGCATACCGTGTGAAATGATCCACTAGAAGATGCAAATACCTTTTGGTtgatcgggatcctccaaagccCCCAATAGTATCGATGGATACAATTTCAAACGGGTGTGTGGCTGGTCCCAAATGTGACATTAAACCATATTTCGACTTCCTCCTGGACTTGTTTTTAATGCAGGTTTCACACGCATCacacattttattaatgtttgctGTAATATTTTTGGCTGAAAAGAatggtgttattttatttgtcatttgGGTTCTTCCAATGTGGCAGTACGTGTCAtggactttttttattagagcttTGCTAAGTTTTTCTGACAGTATAatcttatttcttcttttatttttcttgtaataaaCTTCATTCTCTAATATGTgcttattcttttctttttgtagGTCTGGATTTGTTAGCTGGTCATTCTTTATTTCTTGTAGGTCGATTAAATTTACGACCTTTAAAAAATCGTCGTTATTATCATTTGCTTCTAAGACTGGATTTCGGCTTAAGCAGTCCGCTTCTTGATTTGATTTTCCTGGgttgtatttaatttcaaaattatattgtgatagataatatgttaaatcACCTAGTTCCTTATCAGTTCGAGctttaatgttcatattttccaGGGGTTTATGATCTGTGTATACCATAAATTCTTTTCCCATAAGCCAATGTTGCCAGTATTTGACTGCTTCTTTTATCGCCAGACATTCTAAGTATAttgccttcttctttttctgtgcTTCTGTTAATTTCTTCGAAAAATAAGCAACCGGTTTACTCACGCCGTTTTCATCGTCTTGTTTCAACACTGCTCCAACTCCTTTGATACTAGCATCTGTGTAAATTCTTATCGGTGAATCTGGGTCAAATATTTTTAGGATTGGTTCTGAGCAAAGCAATGCTCTAATTTTATCAAATGCTTCCTGGCATTCTGCCgtccatacaaatttcacaTCTTTCCTTAATAAGTTATGTAATGGATCGAGGATAATTGAACTATGTGGTACAAACTTATGATGAAAATTTACTTTTCCCAAAAACTGCCGTATATTTTTCCTTGTTTCTGGAATTGGGAAGCTTTTGACAGCAGTTAAATAATCTTTTAGAGGTCTAACTGAATTGTCTTCTATTATATGACCCAAGTATTTAGCATGGTGACTTGCAAAtgtacattttgaaaacttcagtcTAAACCCTTCCTTTTGTATTGCTTCCAGTAGTCTCGATATGTGTTGTATATGTTCCTcaaaagttttagaaaaaattaagatGTCGTCAATAAAGTTTACTGCAAAGTTAGATAGTCTGTGTTTTCTTATAATATTGCTCAATATTCTTTGGAAAATCGCTGGTGCAGTCTTTAACCCAAATGGGAGACAAGTCCATTGAAAATGTCCTTCTTGTGTCACAAAAGCAGTCTTATGTCTATCTTGAATTTTCAATGGGATCGACCAAAATGCTGAGTTTATGTCTAATGTAGAATAATACTTACAGTTTACTGTTTTGGTCATTAAGTCCTCTATAAGTGGGAAAGGTTGTGATTGTGGAActactattttgtttaaatctctGAAATCTATgcataatcttgtttttttatcatcttCTTTCTTATATGCTAGAGTTACAGGAGCAGCAAACGGGCTGTAAGATTCCTCTATCAAATTTTTCTGTAGTAGCTTCGATATTTGACTTTCAATTTCTGTTCTGTCTTCAATTGTGCATCTGTACGGACGCTTATAGCAGTATTTATCTACCATCAAGTCTATATGGGCTTCATAATCCTGCACAGAGCCAACATCATATTTGTCCTTAGCAAAAACAGATTTGTATTTATCTACTAACTTctcaattttttattgctgatatAAATCTAGATGATTTACAGACATTTGAAATTCATCAATGTTTACAtgttcattgaaattaatttcacacaaTTTGTTGGTATTTATAGTAGTACCCTTTTTTACTATCTCAGAGTATAGTTCCATCTCTATCTTCTCTTTCTCTTCTATTCTCTCTTTAAAtgtttgttctttatttttgtcACCTAGTACATCAGGAATTCCGACATTTGTTACATTATTCTCATTAAAACAATGTTCATTTGAGATTATGCTTTTCTTTTCGGGATATTGTATGATGTTAAGTTcttcattttgtattaatttgaatttttttatacaatccaaACCAATTAAGAAGTCatagttaaaattttcattatccaccacaaaaatatccatatttctttcaatattgtagatttttatttttagcgttACCATACCTTTCGTTTTTTTCTCACCATTAATAGTTTTTAAGTTTACAACTTGCATATCATTTGTCTTCTGTTTCtcttgtattttcaataatcttgcattaattaaagaaacattAGATCCAGAGTCATAGATTCCAGAAACCTTCAAAGTGTCATTTAtttgtaaacttatttttattaatggtggTATTTCTAGTTTTTTGGATTTTTCTCATTCAGTTCTATTTCCAATTCTGaattatttactgtttttaccacagcttttttatttttttctttgaaccAACAGCTGTCTTCTGGGTGGAACCGTTtcccttttttttcatttaaacagATTGAGCATGGTTTCTTTTCGTCAATCTTTTTCCctttattatctaaaatatatGAGCTGTtccttttttcatatttatttttcatcaccAGATGTTCCAATTTTCTTATCTCATTGTAAAGGTCTTCCGTTCTTTGTAATGTTTCTTTGTCAATCTTGTCCGCCACATAATTGGGTAAACCAAATGCTATGAGATCAATAATTGTTCCGGTATCCACTGTCTTCCTGACTTCCAACAATAATTTCTCCTTCTTTAAAGCATACTCAAGTAAGGATCCCGATTGATATTTAAAGGCAAGAGCATATCTAGTGGAGGACCAACCTTTGTTCGCAAATGTCTCACAAAAATTTTTCTCCCATTTGCTCCATTCTGATTGTACTGTAAGCTTCATCAGCATACAACTGTACCAATCTACACTAGCATTTTCTAAGAAGttcttcaaaatttcaattttttgtttatcctcgtttatttgaaaacgttcacattctttattaaaatctttgatCCACTGTAATGCATTTGAATTACGGccgttgaatttttctataataaaatcctttgcaattttccctaaattttgtttttctcgtTTCTGCTGTTTTTGTTCTTGTAGTTTTTCTAACAGTTTTTCAAGCATGTGATTAGAATCACTAGATGTCGATTCATAACTAACAGGTTGTtctgaaatctcttccaaataacaatcattgaattgcaaattttgttcttcatccaaatatgtttttgaaatttcCTCCGTCACAGTTATCCATATTTTCCTCGTTTGATGCCTTTTTACTAAAGAGTTTTTTACTCTGGTGTAGTTAGGAGTAGTTGTGATCACCTTATGAAGATTTACGGGTTGATATTCGACTGGAATTCCAAAAACTTGTCCACTTGGTGTAGCAATGGAAGTTATGCATATGACGTTTGTTTTTCCATCCGCCattgatttcattgtaaaatcAAATCTTAATTTCTCCATTTTCTCAATATATtagcaaaaatgttgttttataatggtaattacggtgtttaaataagaaaagacgaaattgcgtttcttctaaacaacaagaaacaacatttaatgccctttcttcaataattctataacacacatttcacaacgtccattaaccgaaaaattatttaaacaactatcaattgtcatatgacagattgacattcaatcattcattacatatttataaaattacttattttctTCATGACTCAAATACTTAGTTTTGTACGTTATAGtacaaatatttaatagtagtgaaaatttaaatgaagCAAGGTATATGACAAAAGTCGAAATATAAACAGGtttgtatacaaaatattttattataaaacatataataaaatggaaataaatattttaacttaataCAAAACTTACTAAGCTTATGTACAAATTCATATCAGGCGCTACTCAactttataaacaaataaaagtatctTAACCAGCCATTGATGCTATGGTCCCTTTGCTATTGAATGGTATATTATTCTATGCTGATCTAACCAATAGCATCCCCGTTAATAACAATTCATTGTAAATCTGACTATGACGCAAACTAAATCACGTCAAAGTTTACAACCCTCTAGTCCTGTTTGTAAAGAGACTAATAAATCTTCAGCTATCATTTCAGAGTAGATATTCACAAAGGCTTACAGTCTCACATTAGCGTCCATTACCACACAAATTTGTACAAAATTAtcttaaaaattaatatcacTTTGTGCTGGTGTTGTGTTCACTTGCCGATCAAGATCTTGCGGCCGGCGCCAAGGTTCTGTCCGGATTGAGTGGCTCCCTTGTTAGATCCAGCTTGCAGACCGATCACAGTTTGCCCGGCCTTCAGGACTTCATCAGAAAAGTCACGTTTGCATTCGTCAGCGGGCTTGGGTCCGAGGCAGGGGCCGCTCCATTCCGCGTGTCTGTAAGTCTGTGGAACAACCGTGCATAATAAGCATTTAAGGgttaacaactttttttttattgcttagatgggtggacgagcccatagcccacctggtgttaagtggttactggagcccatagacatctacaacgtaaatgcgccactcaccttgagatataagttctaaagtctcaagtatagttacaacggctgccccagccttcaaaccgaaacgcattactgctttacggcagaaataggcagggtggtggtacctacccgcgcaaactcacaagagatcctaccaccagtagtcctaccaccaactttataaaataatcAGATATAATCCCTGGGTGGCCTCAACTAAACCACGTGGCCTTGGATATTTATGAAAACTGAGGTAATATCGGTCATCCATTGCTCGATGCTCGTTAAATTTGTTGAAGTTGGCGAACGTCCAACTTTTCAAATATATCTTAAACTAAACAAATTTTGCACACGCTATTCCGTTAAGAACAAGATCCCGTATTACCCAAATGTTTATGATACATGATTATACTgtgttgtaatattatttttttatgttcctATTTTGGGATTTGTTCGATATAAACGAATGTTTAATTTCGTAATATCATATTAGATATCTTAGACGATATTAATATGATATTACGATATGTTATGATATCATATTAATATCGTCTAAgatatctaatatatatattactcgTAATTCATTTGATGTCgcttttcatttaatatttgaaCGAAGCTTACCTCACGACCGAGGGCAAACAGTGTGCTGACTACTTGGGCGATGTCTTTTTTCTCCCATAGATCTACGGTTTGGAACACATCGATGTCGGGTACACCGTATGCTTTGATTGCAGACTGGAAGCTGTGCAAGAAATTTAAAATCAGGAAAACATGTAATTTatctcagtaaaaaaaaataatagtctttccgtaaaaattatttgaattagaTGGTTTTACGATACTAAAATTGTATATTTGTATTATCTGTattatcgataaacaaaagagtatttaTTGAAGATTCATGATTTTTTCATAAGCTAAAATGGGCACCTAAACTTAAGTCTCATTTGacattaagtgattaccggagccaatagaaacaaacttaatttttataacGCTAATTTAACTTACTTTGTGATGTTCTCCATCATTTTGAACTGTCCACCGGTGGTGTTGATCTTGGGGACAGAGCCAGGCTTCAGCTTGTTGATGAGCTGGCAAAGAACAGTGCCGTCCTTGAGGACATCCTCAAATAGTTCACCAGGGGGGAATTTAGCTCCGAGGACGCCCTCAATCCACTCTTGGGCTTCCTTCTCCTTCTCAGGGTTGCGCTTGGAAGCGATCTAtaaagtttaaataatttttaatggaGAACATAAAATTCGACGAAAATTGAATggaacttttaaattaaatgtattgtAGGTaccccaaataaataaataaataaatattaaattgacatattactgaaaaataataattgaaatcaGGTATACAATGTTTTGAAAATTCAATTCAGTAAGTGTTACATCGTGTGTATAAGTAAGTGGCTTGAGATAAATGTGAGTGTGGTCTGACCTTAGCGCGAACTTGACGTTCCAGAGACATGTTGTGTGATTGTGTGAGTGCTTTTTCCGAGTGTTGAGATGATGCGCCGACGATAGCACAGCTAGACTGAATTCAGTAAACGGAATCCACGTATTTATAGAGCGCCGGCGCAGGCTGCGCCCTTCTGGAAAACTCGCTACAGTTTTGCTACCCGATGACCGGCCTGTTACAAAATAAGCGATGACTCAACCTACTGAAATTAAagttattactaataaaataataactacatattAGGAATTTTCTCGAGGTTTTCGTGTACGCATTCGCGTAACCCTATTACATTTTCTTagtatactttaaaattttaaaaaaattcgtgCGTGTGTGATGACATTTCACAGGTACGTGTTAtcgtaataataaatgaataattggATATATTAACCAATTTGTAGCCACTATTTAGTTAGTGGTAAGGGACACAGCTTTTTTCGATTCGTTTGCCAATTTTAGATGAAGGCTGTTCTTAGATTTAGTATGAGAAAATTACTAGATTATATTCAAAATAAGAATACTTGTTTTCTATAAAGAGGAGCATAAGCTTTATCTGCTCACTAAGTTTTGAGTGATTGCCTAACCTTGAGACGTGAGAAATGTCCCAACTCGTTTTGTCTCAACACCTTTGAAATTGAAACTCATAATGCTTCATACTCATAGATGCTTCGTGTCAGAAACTCACCACCTTTTTTTAAGTCGGTTGAAAAGAGAGCTTTTTAAGATTTTGCAAGTTGTCGCTTTAAAGATAGAAAGCTCGGTATACTGGTATTAAGCGAGGTATCCTTTTTTATTGCGATTTCGTCGTCGCATCGCAAGAAAAAAAACTCGGCCCAACATACTTATGGcctacctggtcttaagtgtttATAGTATTCCATAAAAagcgacgtaaatgccgcgatctattttattttatttttatttatttatttattaggcacacaatacacaataTAAGCTAAgaagatacacaaaaaaaaaggaaaaaaaaaactggcttgcaacataagccatgtgcgcgTGATCCTtattgagacttgaggtctacGTCCCAATTCATACTACAGTTTTCGCGGGCTTGTATTTAGTACAAGAtgtaataatttctttattgtggaagtcattcatgaaTGCAAGCTAAGTACGTCTTTTACTGGAATTGGTAGAAGCAAGCCGGACTTAAGCACCGGTGTAGACGCATTGCTTAATACGAATATCCCAGGGGTCTTATCGTTTAGTTCACGACAAAATGACATGACTATACCGGTGGTCCAACTCCGCAggtatgtataaaatttatctaAGAAAATAAGTGCTTCACATGACGAGTTCACTAACGATTTAAgcgtaaaaatatataaagcagtcacttattataataaaacccgcaaaatatatATGAGTGTGTGTCATTATTGGGGATTGTAATTAGTACAGTTCCTGTTTGAGGGGTGGAACAGTCTATAAACGACTCCACTGAAGCTTCTAGATCGTGTCATTGACGTTGTGTTGTATATGGAATCAGGTAGACAATTAACTCGTGAATTCTTTCAtatatctaagaaataaatttaaaaaagctacggtcttttttccctacctatgctgataaccttgagaggttatttcattGTCACCCTAAcaggtcagctcacgg includes:
- the LOC733016 gene encoding muscular protein 20, which codes for MSLERQVRAKIASKRNPEKEKEAQEWIEGVLGAKFPPGELFEDVLKDGTVLCQLINKLKPGSVPKINTTGGQFKMMENITNFQSAIKAYGVPDIDVFQTVDLWEKKDIAQVVSTLFALGRETYRHAEWSGPCLGPKPADECKRDFSDEVLKAGQTVIGLQAGSNKGATQSGQNLGAGRKILIGK